The Synchiropus splendidus isolate RoL2022-P1 chromosome 1, RoL_Sspl_1.0, whole genome shotgun sequence genome includes a window with the following:
- the nrl gene encoding neural retina-specific leucine zipper protein produces the protein MSSPSLPMPSLPPSPLAMEYLNDFDLLKFEVKPDTPPLENPCPYPKAGLPHDPAGSPYANHPPADSSLSSSPYNSLPPSPTLSDAHPPPSGSSSMSSSSSSISFPLSITNSFTSALSSGSQGNVESSPIHSGPQGPTPASLEDLIWLAALQQQFGGEVTGPATLLGALGGSVEKGERDRAPGNGFLGCEDAVEALLNSAAAAVTSQFPGLSQSSTSNLGDSSSDSGGDISCSKGTDTCHRPLVFLSSAPASLPNTTPTSASYAQPLSPQGCLHQHQHHHHQHHLHHPMHGNHHHHHHLQQVTQCGVNERFSDEQLVSLSVRELNRHLRGVSKDEVVRLKQKRRTLKNRGYAQSCRYKRLQHRHALESEKHVLTQQLEQLQCELTRVLRERDAYKARYEKLLSTNHSAGEAPATRSSNPPSPPPDYFL, from the exons ATGTCTTCGCCCTCCCTTCCAAtgccctctctccctcccagcCCCCTGGCTATGGAGTACCTCAACGATTTTGACCTCCTTAAGTTCGAGGTGAAGCCTGACACTCCCCCTCTTGAAAATCCATGTCCATACCCTAAAGCTGGCCTCCCTCACGACCCGGCCGGCTCGCCGTACGCCAACCATCCTCCTGCAGACTCCAGTTTGAGCTCCAGCCCTTACAACTCACTGCCGCCCTCGCCGACGCTCAGTGACGCCCACCCGCCGCCCTCAGGCTCATCCTCCATGTCgtcgtcatcctcctccatctccttccCACTGTCCATCACAAACAGCTTCACCTCTGCTTTGAGCTCAGGCTCTCAGGGGAACGTGGAGAGCAGTCCCATCCACAGCGGTCCTCAGGGCCCCACCCCGGCCTCCCTTGAAGATCTCATCTGGCTGGctgctctgcagcagcagtttgGCGGTGAGGTGACGGGTCCGGCCACCTTGCTGGGAGCACTGGGAGGGAGCGTCGAGAAGGGGGAGAGAGACAGGGCACCAGGAAATGGCTTTCTTGGCTGCGAGGATGCTGTGGAAGCCCTGTTGAACTCAGCTGCCGCCGCCGTCACCTCACAG TTCCCAGGCCTTTCCCAGAGCTCCACCAGCAACCTGGGAGACTCCAGCAGCGACAGCGGAGGTGACATATCCTGCTCTAAAGGAACAGACACGTGCCATCGCCCACTGGTCTTCCTCTCATCTGCTCCTGCCTCGCTCCCCAACACGACCCCCACCTCAGCTTCATATGCACAACCTCTGAGCCCCCAGGGCTGTCTTCATCAacaccagcatcatcatcatcagcaccacctccatcaccccATGCATGGcaaccatcaccaccatcatcatctgcaACAAGTCACTCAG TGTGGTGTAAATGAGCGCTTCTCTGATGAGCAGCTGGTGAGCCTGTCGGTGCGAGAGTTGAACCGGCACCTTCGCGGGGTGAGCAAGGACGAGGTGGTTCGCCTGAAACAGAAGCGCCGCACTCTGAAGAACCGTGGCTACGCCCAGTCGTGTCGCTACAAACGGCTGCAGCATCGCCACGCCCTGGAGTCCGAGAAACACGTGCTCACGCAACAG CTGGAACAGCTGCAGTGCGAGCTCACTCGGGTGCTGAGGGAGAGAGACGCCTACAAAGCTCGCTACGAGAAGCTCCTCAGCACAAATCACAGCGCAGGAGAGGCTCCGGCGACACGCAGCAGTAACCCACCTTCCCCTCCCCCTGACTACTTCCTCTGA